A stretch of the Calypte anna isolate BGI_N300 chromosome 21, bCalAnn1_v1.p, whole genome shotgun sequence genome encodes the following:
- the SCNN1D gene encoding amiloride-sensitive sodium channel subunit delta — MEQEVAREEEKKEGLIEFYDSFKEMFEFFCKNTTIHGTIRLVCSDSNRMKTAFWTLLLLASFGMLYWQFALMFSQYWAYPVVLTMSMHSEPKMFPAITICNLDPYRFERVSGHLAQLDLMAEESIAFLYGINTSASLSHTNEKNLHVKDLSSIGNLSRSSFKLSQNFSLLRMPDHTNMSGKKPSSVGFRLCNATGGNCFYKTYSSGMGAILEWYRFHYMNIMSQLPVIINISDHEEQIEDMVYSCQYDGEPCRPSDYVHFHHPVFGSCYTFNSKGTDPFWTATKPGIPYGLSLILRAEQKDHIPLLSTVAGVKVMIHNHNQTPFLEHEGFDIRPGIATTIGIQQDEVNRLGGNYGKCTTNGDDVNVKLLYNNSYTLQACLHSCFQHIMVQECGCGYYYYPLPPGAEYCDYNKQPAWGHCFYQLYNRLRNHHLNCFDQCPKPCRESLYKVSAGTAKWPSAKSQDWIRQALRHQNGYNSTSHRKDIAKVTIFYQQLNYQAVNESPLLSENLLLSSMGSQWSLWFGSSVLSVVEMFELLIDTLVLSLLFCYQRLRAKTLTVAHTPPIPSVSLTLENYRVVQEEAGKGAVSAHTHPSGVTIAMAHSDLHLHPLSSKLEMSELCPDVVLNGFRNTKDSALEGN, encoded by the exons ATGGAACAGGAAGTGgcaagagaagaagagaagaaagaaggctTGATTGAGTTTTATGATTCCTTTAAGGAAATGTTTGAGTTCTTCTGCAAGAACACAACCATCCACGGTACCATTCGCCTGGTATGCTCAGACAGCAACAGgatgaaaacagctttttggACACTGCTTTTACTTGCCAGCTTTGGTATGTTATACTGGCAGTTTGCACTCATGTTCAGCCAGTACTGGGCCTACCCTGTAGTCCTGACCATGTCCATGCATTCAGAACCCAAGATGTTTCCAGcaattaccatctgcaacctggACCCCTACAG ATTTGAAAGGGTCAGTGGGCACTTGGCTCAGCTGGATCTCATGGCAGAGGAATCTATCGCTTTTTTGTATGGCATCAACACCTCTGCCAGCCTGTCCCACACCAATGAGAAAAACCTCCACGTCAAAGACTTGTCAAGCATAGGCAACCTCAGCAGATCCAGCTTCAAGCTGAGCCAAAACTTCTCCCTCTTGAGAATGCCTGACCACACTAACATGTCAGGGAAGAAGCCTTCCAGCGTGGGCTTCAGGCTG tgCAATGCCACAGGTGGGAATTGCTTCTACAAGACCTATTCATCTGGGATGGGTGCCATTCTTGAATGGTACAGGTTTCACTACATGAATATCATGTCCCAGCTACCAGTTATCATCAACATTTCTGATCATGAGGAGCAAATAGAAGACATGGTCTACTCCTGTCAGTATGATGGGGAGCCCTGCAGACCCAG TGACTATGTTCACTTTCACCACCCAGTCTTTGGAAGCTGCTATACCTTTAACAGCAAGGGGACAGACCCTTTTTGGACAGCTACCAAACCAGGAATCCCTTATG GACTTTCCCTTATCCTgagggcagagcagaaggaCCACATCCCACTCCTGTCTACAGTAGCAGGTGTGAAAGTGATGATCCACAACCACAACCAGACACCATTCCTTGAGCATGAAGGCTTTGACATCAGACCAGGCATTGCAACCACCATAGGCATCCAGCAG GATGAGGTGAATCGCCTGGGTGGCAATTATGGGAAATGTACAACTAATGGTGATGATGTGAATGTTAAGCTCCTCTACAACAACTCCTACACCCTGCAG GCTTGTTTACATTCCTGCTTTCAGCACATCATGGTTCAGGAGTGTGGCTGTGGTTATTACTACTACCCCCTGCCTCCCGGGGCTGAGTACTGTGACTACAACAAGCAGCCTGCCTGGG gTCACTGCTTTTACCAGCTGTACAACAGGCTCAGAAATCATCACCTGAATTGTTTTGACCAGTGCCCCAAGCCTTGCCG GGAATCACTGTACAAGGTGTCTGCTGGGACAGCGAAATGGCCATCAGCGAAGTCCCAG GACTGGATCCGCCAGGCTTTAAGGCATCAGAATGGATACAACTCCACCAGCCACAG GAAGGATATTGCCAAGGTGACCATCTTCTACCAGCAACTCAACTACCAGGCTGTGAATGAATCTCCTTTACTCTCA GAGAACTTGCTTCTGTCCAGCATGGGAAGCCAGTGGAGCCTCTGGTTTGGATCCTCAGTCTTGTCTGTAGTTGAAATGTTTGAGCTGCTGATTGATACCCTGGTCTTGTCTCTCCTTTTCTGCTACCAAAGGCTCAGAGCAAAGACCTTGACAGTTGCTCACACTCCCCCCATCCCCAGTGTCAGCTTGACCCTGGAAAACTACCGAGTTGTGCAAGaagaagctggaaaaggagCTGTTTCTGCTCACACTCACCCTTCTGGAGTGACTATTGCCATGGCTCACAGTGATCTGCATCTTCACCCACTCTCCAGCAAATTGGAAATGTCAGAGCTTTGCCCAGATGTGGTGCTTAATGGATTTAGAAACACAAAGGACAGTGCTTTGGAAGGGAACTGA